Genomic DNA from Niabella ginsenosidivorans:
ACCGCTCCAGGTCTGATTGGCCCAGCAAATGCAAAATGGGAAATCCGGCGCCTGCATATCCACTATTTCATTTAAGGGCCGCTCTAAAAGTTGTTTTCCATTTCCAAACCAGTAATGATAGTAAATAAACCCATGCACGCCATGCTCCCTTGCCATTTTTGCCTGGGCCTCCCTTACTTCCGGCACTCTCAGATCATAATACCCCAGGTCAGCAGGAAATACAGGCTGTCTGTGGCCCCTGAATAAAGGCCGGGCCTTAGTAACATTTGTCCATTCCGTAAAACCCTTTCCCCACCACAGATCGTTTTCCGGTATGGGATGATATTGAGGCAGGTAAAAGGCCAGGCATTTTATAGCTCCATTATTGTTTTTCTCAGCGTTCATGTATGTATACCTTTATCCGGAAAATGATTACTGAAATTTTCTTATTGCTTAAAGTGGTTAAAAATAAAACAAGTATCGGAATTCCGGCATAAACAGGCAGCCGCCCAACCTTGCGTCAGTAACCGGCCTCACTTTCAGAAACAAGCCAGGCAGCATATGGCACCTTTGCTGATACTGTTACTGTTTAGCCACACCCATTATCAGTTCTTTCACCAGGCCCTGCACTACTTCCGGCGAATACCGCCTGATAGTTTCAACTGAATGACGGGCGATGTTCATCCATCGCTCCCGGTTACTGTATAAGTCCAGTATTTCTGCTGCAAACGTTTCTGCAGTATTTGCTACTGCAATATCCCTGTTCACTTCAAGCCCCATACCCTCAACACCAATATCTGTAGCAACAGCCGGCAGCCCATATTCCATTGCATGACCTATTTTCCCCTTCATCCCCGCACCATATCTGAGCGGGGCTACAAATAAGCGGCTATTATTAAAATAAGAAGATACATCGTGAATATACCCCGGCACTGCAATAAGATCTGACCTCAAAGCAAGCACTTCCGGGGGAGGATGGCTCCCAAGCAATGCAAGCTTTATACCCGGCGCCTGCGTCCATACAAGCGGCATAATTTCCTTAACCAGCCACAATACCGCATCTACATTGGGCAAATGTTCATAGCCTCCAATAAAACAAAGCCCTTCCCGTTCTTCAAAGGAAGGAAAAGCGGTTCCTTTTTTTACAGGATGAATATTCGGAATCACTTTTACATGTTTTGTTCCTGCTTTTATTAAGATATTTTTCTCAAAAGGTGTTACAACAACTGTTACGTCTGCTTCCCGGGAAAGAGCAAGCTCCTTTTCTTTCAATACGTCTATATCCTTTTTGGTAATATGCTGCGACTGGTCATAAGCCAGTGACCGTTCCAGTCGCAAAAAATGGAGATCTACCGTGTCATAAATCCATACAATATTCTTTTGCTCTTTTATTAACGAAGCATGCGCTTCGTTTGAATGGGGCCGGGCCACCCACGCATAATCAATAACAGGCAAAATTTCTCTTAGCATTTCCTGCTTCGATTTTAAATATTGCTGTTCATAAAATACCCGGACACCCCGCGTAACCAATTCCGAGTAATAGGGTTCTACAGCTCCGCCGAATTCCGGCATAAAATACACTTCTAAATCCAGCGAAAAAAAGATCTTTATCAACTCATATACCCTCCTGGACCCTGAGTCTTTATCATAAGAAGGAAGGAACCCTTCAATAATTAATATACGCTTCCTGTTCCGGGAAAACTTATCAACCTGATTATCAAAAAGATTGCTATCTGAAAAACGGTTAAAATAAGATTTCCATGTGTTCACGAAGGTTTTAGCATTGTGCAGCTGATAATTTTTTACATTTCCTTTTTCAGCACGTTTCCCTGAACTTATCCCTTCAAAATGTACCACTTCAGCCAGGGGTTGATAAAACACTTTTTTGCCAAGTCTGAACCGGGCAGCAAAGCAAAGGTCTGTATCTTCATAGTAGGCCGGGGCATATTGCTCATTAAACCCTTTTAAAGTAAGAAAATCCTGTGTTTGTATTAAAATACAGGCGCCCGAACAATAGTCGGTTTCCCTCAGATAATTATATTGATATTCTCTGGGGTCCGTCCATCTGCCATAATTAGCCGGTTCCCCGGTAGCATTGACCAGTCCGCCGGCTTCCTGCAATAATCCATAAGGATAGAGCAGCTTGGCTCCTACAACACCCGCATCATCATGCAGTTTAAAAACATTGACCATATGATACAACCATCGCTGGCTAACCATAGTATCATTGTTCAGAAAACAGATATATTTTGAGCGTACGCCGCCAGCCGCCTTATTACAGGAGCGCAGAAAACCAATATTCTGCTCATTCCGTATAACCGTGATGTTTTCACAATGCTGAAGACAGGAAGCCGTTTCATCGGCAGACCCGTCATCAACAACAACGATATGATAAGGAATATCGCCGGTATGTTCAAGAATAGATTTCAGGCAGTTATAGGTAAACTGCCATTGATTAAAAACGGCAATAATAATTGTTACTTCCGGTGCTTCAAATACAGGAAATACAAGTGACGGATAAGACCTGAGCTTCCGGGGAATACCGGCTTTGTGAAAATGATAAAGTCCCAACAGTCGCTTCGCAAAGTCTTTAGGCATCATGTATTGAACTTTGCGCGGGTATTTATTGAACCGGAAAAGCAGGATAAATAAGTAAAAAAAGCGCTTTGAGAGAAGCCGGATAAGCTGCATATCTACCAGCTTCTTCGTGACCCCTTCTTTCCATAGATAGTATTTATGAACCAGCCGGTAACACACCTTATCGTTCATCTTATCTATCTTCCGGGTAAACTTCTTAGAGGCCATTCCTTTTTATTATGTATACGTAAAATTTAACTGCTGATAAAAAATTCCTTTGAAGGATTCCGCATCCAATAACCAGGGCACAAAAATATATACCATGATTCTGAAGCCTTATACATCTGCAAACGCCCGTATTTTTTCTATAATCCGATCGCTGCCATACAGCTGGGGAAACAAGCATTGTAATGCATTCCGATACCGTGACTTTGACCGGGTATTTCTGGTCCACCACATTCTGAATGGGTTTATAAAAAAAACCTGTGCTTTATAAAGCCAGCCGGCTTTTTGGGTCTGCACTTTAATCACAGTCCGGTACCGGTCTATCACCCCTCCCGATCCATTATAAATATGATTCATTGCATCCCGGTGCTTTGTTGTTAACTTTGCATCATCCAGCATGTGATCAAGTATAAGGCTTTCATCATAGTACAACTGGTAACCTTTTAAAATAAGGCGGGCACAATATTCTGTATCCTCTGAGTTCAATGCTTTTTCTCCTGGCACTCCAATAAGTAAAGAAGGAAACGCTGCATACAGCTCTTTATATAAATCCGTTCTGGAGATCATACCCGCCCCCCATAGTCTTCCTTTTTTTAATGGAACATACCCTGTGTAGCGGGCCTGTTTTCCCAAGGCGTAAGGTTCATAATCTTCCGGCAGCCATTCAGGAGCGTGTTTTCCATCTGGCAGCTTCAACAGGGAACGCCCACCGGCTGCTCCCACTTCAGGATGTTCGTTTAACAGATCAAAAGCCCGGGATAAATAATCCGCATGAAAACCATTATCATCATCGCAAACGATAAAATAATTATAATTGGCCTTTGCTATAGCGGTTTGTAACGCATAGTATTTACCTGGTGCCGATTCTTTATATATATGCAACGGGGCCGGGGCGTTATACTTTAACCAGATTTCCTCCGCTATTTCAGAAGAATGATCCTGAGAATTATTATCTATAAATACAATTTCCCATTCAAAGCGCTGATCCACTTTTTGCCGGGCAAGATATCCCAATGTTGCGGGAAGCCTTAGTGCTCCGTTATGCGTGCAGAGTATTACAGAAATTCCGGGTCTCGTCATATTGATTTACGCCTCCAAATACCCGTTAGGCCGGTAGCTGTACTTAAACCGGACTGTCTCCCGGTAAATGATTTCGTTGGTATCCAGGTTAGCCCGGGAATTAAAGGTATGATAAATATGATAGGTAACCGCTGCCAGTTTGAGCTTCTTTTTTTTCACGCCCAGATTAATCAGGCGCTCCCCCAGTTCTGAATCTTCCCTTCCCCATCCGGTAAAACCGCTATAATAGCCGTTCACTTTTATATAATCGGCCCGCCAGAAAGCCAGATTGCAACCTTTTACATTATGAGATTTCCTGGGGTTTACTACAAACAACCCTGAAAAAACCGGAATCCGCAAAGAATTAAACCGGTTGGTGATTCCCCGCATAAAAGAATGCAAAGAGTCAATGTCCTTGGTACGCAGCAGTTCCCGCGTTCTCCATTCCGAGATAAGCGCCCTGCTTCCCTGTACAAAATACCCTTTTTTTGCTCCTTTTATATGATCTGCTATAAATTCCCGGTGCATAACAATATCACCGTCAATTTCAATGATATAATCCGACTCAATTTCTTTAATGGCCTTGTTGAGGATCAGGCTCTTCCGGAATCCGATATCTTCATGATTAACATGTTTTATCGGAATACCGGTACGCTTTACAAACCGGTCTATACAAAACACTGTAGACGGGTCCTGCCCGTCTTCCGCAATAATAACTTCATCAGGACGCCGGGTCTGATATAATATACTCTTCAATACAATTTCCAATGCTTCCGCCCATTTATACGTAGAAATCAGCAGGGCAACGGTAAAGCGAGCTTCTTTCATATTCGTTTTTCTTTCAGCTTTTTTAATTCAGAAAGTACCTGTTTTTCCTTATTAAAGGGATAACGTTCTTCCCGTTAAGAACGCAACAGCCATTTCTCATTTTTTTGGTTTAACTCTTCTGAACTATTGATCCGGGTCAGATATCGTTACAAAATCATTTCAAGCTACTGCAGAAACACCATCCGCATTAAAACTTTGGGCAAAGATACTCCATCAGAATTTTGTCATAAAAAACAGGGATGTTTAATTTTATTAAAGTATTACTAAATTTGCCGTTTAGTTTTTAAAATCATGCAGTTACAGGAACTCGAAAAATTGGAGTCAATCAGCCCGGAAGACTTTAAAAAGAACTATTATCAGAAAGGGAAACCTGTTGTAATTAAAGATCTTGCGCGTAAATGGCCGGCCATTACCAAATGGAACTGGGATTATTTTATCAAAATTGTCGGCGATAAGGAAGTAGGCGTTTATAATAATATAAAAAGTGACTCCTACACTCCCATTAACACAGCAGACGCCTATATGAAATTTGGCGAATATCTGGAAATGGTCAAAAAAGGGCCTGTGGAACTGCGCATCTTCCTTTTTAATATTTTTCAGCATGCGCCACAGATTGTGTCTGACTTTACCTGGCCGGATGAATATATGAAAGGGTTTGTAAAAAAGTTCCCGATGCTCTTTGTGGGAGGGCAGGGCTCTATTACGCATATGCATTTTGATATTGACATGAGCCATATCCTGCATACCCAGTTCCTGGGCAGAAAAAGGGTGCTGCTTTTCCCGTTTGAAGAACAGCATAAATTATACAGAAAACCCTGGGAAGTCCTTAGCCTGGCCAATTATGCCAACTATTATGACCATTTTGACTATGAAAAATTCCCTGCTGTAAAAAACGCAAAAGGTTTTGAAGTGATCATGGAACATGGCGACACCCTGTTTATGCCTGCCGGCTACTGGCATCATATGGAATATATAGATGCAGGCTTTGCCATGAGCTTAAGGGCTTTGCAGAGCAGTGTGTCAGGAAAGCTAAAAGGAGCCTGGAACCTGTTTGGCATGCGGAATATAGATACACTGATGAAAAAAACTGCCCCTAAATGGTGGTACGACCGCAAAGTGAAGCAATTATACGCGGATGCTGCAAAAACAATAGGGGCTTAAGGTTGCAGATTCAGCGTTAAAAGAAACAGACTTCAGGCAACACCGTGGATCATTGATCAGTTTTCAGTTCCGATAGGCGATCAGGGAGCGGTAACAGTCTCTGTGGCCAGTCTCCAGAACCCCATGAACTATCGGCTATAAGCTGTTCCGGCCCCCTGGAGAGGGCTTCTGCAGCTAAAAATCCTGAAACCTTCTACAGTCCACAAAAACAATATACCAATGCTTTCTTAACTTTGCGAATTATTTTTTGCCGGGAGGAGACATACCGGATAAAAAAGAAGGACAGATTCAATGGAAAAAATATATTTAGACAATGCAGCAACCACCTGCCTGGATAAGGAAGTGCTGGATGCGATGCTCCCTTTTATGACAACCAGCTATGGAAACCCCTCATCAGTGTATTCTTACGGAAGAGAGACCCGCCTGGCAGTGGAAACAGCCCGTAAAACGGTAGCCAGGCACTTAAACGTAAAACCCGGTGAAATATTTTTTACCAGCGGCGGTACAGAAAGTAATAATACGGCTATCAGCGCTTCTATCCGCGATCTGGGTTGCACACATATCATTACCTCCCCTATTGAACATCATGCTGTGCTGCATACGGTAGCGCATTATTGTGATAGCGAACAGATCACGCACAGTCTGGTAAAACTATTGCCTGACGGCCATGTTGACCTGACGGATCTTGAGGAACAATTAGCCGTGGCAGGGAAAAAGACCCTGGTGAGCCTGATGCACGCCAATAACGAAATCGGCAACCTGTTGCCAATAAACGCGGTCAGCACATTATGCAGGAAATACGGGGCTGTTTTTCACTCGGACTGTGTACAAACTGTGGGACATTATCCGATTGATCTGCAACGTATTGACGTAGACTTTATTGCTGCATCCGGTCATAAATTTCATGGACCTAAAGGAACGGGCATCCTGTATGTAAAAGGCGGCCTGCAGATAAAGCCCTTCATTTACGGAGGCGGTCAGGAACGGAACATGCGTGCCGGTACTGAGAATGTCTATGGTATTGTCGGCTTTGCCAAAGCATTGGACCTGGCTATGCTTCATTATGAAGAAGAATCAGGCTACATAAAGGACCTGAAAAATTATATGGTGGAACAATTGCAAAAGGAGATCCCCTCTGTAAAATTCAATGGGGATTATAATGGCAGCTGCCTGTATACGGTATTAAGCGCATCATTTCCGGAAACAGACCGGTCAGAGATGCTGTTGTTCAACCTCGACATTCATAATATCTGTGTTTCGGGCGGAAGCGCATGCAGCAGTGGTGCCAGTCAGGGTTCTCACGTAATTGCAGCTCTGGAAAGCAATCCCGGTTATGTTCCCGTTCGTTTTTCTTTTAGCAAGTATAATAAAAAAGAAGAAATTGACACTGTTATTGAAACATTGAAGGCACTTATATAAGCAGCTTTCAATGTTCTTGGGCAATGACTTTGCTCAGCTACTATGCCCGTTCTTCTTTGAAAAGAAGGCTGCTGCGGAAAATGAAAGCGGCAGGCCAATGCAAATCATTAGTATGATCATATTAATGATGATACCGGATGCACTACCGGGAAACCTGCCGATCCGTGATGCAGGAACTACTAACAAATTCATTACGCACCAAACAAAAGCACCATAAAGGATTGCCGTAAGCAAAAGGTTCTTCTGAAAGAATCTGATGCGGGGATACACTTTAAAAAAAAGGATGGTAAATGCAAAAGCTACACAATAATGGAGTATGAAACCCACCAGGTAATGGCCCCATTGCGACTCCAGCGCTTTCTGCCCCATAACAGCGCTGGATATGTACTGCAAAATAAAAAGCGGGTTTTTACCGGTAGCAATATAAAAATAGAGGAACGCAGCTGAAAGATCCAGGGTCCCGGCCAATAGCCCGGTTTTTACAATAACGGAAGACAATCGTTTCATGATAGTGATTATTGAATCAGAATATAAAAAGAGCTTCTAAGTTAACCAATTAAAATAGTAACGGGTTGGTAAGGCAGATACATCTTAAAAGATCATTAAACACTCCCGCGCTGATCCGTTAACAAATATTTTGTACTCGTAATTTTAATTTTCGCATATCTGATATATTGTTCCCTTAAGCTCCAACATTGCCTGTTATGACCTCTCCGGCCCGCTTGTAATTGGCTATAATAACCCCTTTTGATGTCACCTGGCTTTCTGTTAATGTAAATGCTGCCGGGATCGCGCCATTTTCAAAGAGCTTTTTACCTTCCCCAAGGATCAACGGGTAAATTTTGAGCCGGAGCTCATCCACCAGGTCCTGTTTAAGCAACAGGTGAATGAGCTCACTGCTTCCCCAAACCTGGATGTCAGCGCCCTCAGAATTTTTAAGCTTTTCGATAGCTGCCAGACTTTTAAGTAAAATGGTATTTTTCCACCCGGTGACTATCGGATCTGATTTTTCCAGGGTTTGCGACAGGACATATTTGGCGCCTTCATTGATGCCCGGCCAAAAGTCAGCATGTTGGGGCCAGTAGGATGCAAAGATCTCAAAAGTTTTTCTGCCCAAAAGATAATCTGCCGGTTTCAGCTCTTCTTCCATGATCTTGCTAAAAACCTCATCGCCATAAGATGCGGTCCAGCCGCCATATTTGAAGTCACCTGATTTATCTTCTTCTGGTCCGCCAGGTGCCTGCATAACACCATCCAGTGTAATCATTGACAAAACAATTATTTTTCTCATTTTTTAAAATTTTAAATTGTGAATAATTATTAAGAGCAACTTATGATACCTGTTGTTTCAAAGCCAAATGCCGGCAACGGTTTACTATTTGATATGCAGATCTATTCAGTTATTTTAAAAAACCGTTCAGGTAATTCAAAATTGTTGTTGTCTGCATCATCAGGCTTACATGCCCCTGTGAAGGAACGATGGCCAGTTGCGATTTTGGCATTGACTGTAAGTCTGCAGCAACACCTCCTCCCAGCAATTGATACGTTTTCGCCAACTCAATTTTATCCAGTCCGTCATTGTCACCGGATATGATTAATACAGGCGCAGCAATTTTCGCAATATTGGAGTCACCCAGGTTAAAGGGTGTTGCAGCGCAAGCGATCATTTGCTCCAGGAACTTCGTCCATTTTGTTGTATCAGGTGCCACTGCATCGTATGCAGCTTTCATAGGAGTGTTTGCAAAAAGTTCAGGCTTCATTGCTTTAAATCCATTGTTTATTGCAGGAAGCCAGCCATCACTTTTATAAGTAGCAGAAATGATCACTAATTTTCTTAACCGCTTAGGGCTTTGTATGGCAAACTGGTAAGCCACAGCACCGCCAAAACTATATCCTGCCACATCCGCACTGTCAATTTTCAGGTAATCCATTACACCTTCCACATCCTTTGCCAGCGTAGCATGGGATAGTTTTCTGTCTGAAAACGGTGTATGTCCATGCCCCTGCAATTCAACGGCAATTACTTTCCTGGTTTTTGATAGTTCAGGGATCAATGCGCCCCAGTTTCCGCTGATTGTCATAAAAGCGCCATGCAGTAAAATAACAGGCCGGCCTTCACCATATACTTCGTAATAAACTTTGATGCCGTTAACAGGTGCGTAGCCACTGTCGGAAGGATGGATCGGTTGTCCGTTTGATTGAGATGTTGCAAACATAATGATTGCAATCAGCAGCACCGATTTAAGAGGGTTACATGTATTGAATAGTTTTTTCATACCAATTTAATTTTTGCTTTACTGTTATTCATTGACAACACAAAGATGAAACCCTTTTCAGGATTTCATACAGTATCGAAACGACAACTTAAGGGGTAAATCCCGTCAGGACATTTTCATCTTTACAAAAAGAAAATACTAATGAAAAAGTGTGTAGTGCCAGCCAGGCATTATGCGTAAAAATGCTTCCCTTAAAAAGGCACTTGTTCTCAGATGAGTTCATTCCCCCTATGGAGATGGATTTTCAATTTATGTGTTCAACACATTCAACCCAGCTCTCCTTTCAGTTATTAACCCGCCACAGCCTCCTTTCTCCGTTCGCCTATCTGCTGCCGCCACATGGCATAATAAAGCCCTTTTCGTTCCAGCAAGGCTTCGTGGCTGCCTGTTTCCACTATTTCACCACGCTCCAGTACGTAAATACGATCTGCATGCATAATGGTGCTCAGGCGGTGCGCGATCAGTACAGTGATCTGGTTCCCCTTTGAAGAAACCGCCCGTAT
This window encodes:
- a CDS encoding glycosyltransferase, producing the protein MASKKFTRKIDKMNDKVCYRLVHKYYLWKEGVTKKLVDMQLIRLLSKRFFYLFILLFRFNKYPRKVQYMMPKDFAKRLLGLYHFHKAGIPRKLRSYPSLVFPVFEAPEVTIIIAVFNQWQFTYNCLKSILEHTGDIPYHIVVVDDGSADETASCLQHCENITVIRNEQNIGFLRSCNKAAGGVRSKYICFLNNDTMVSQRWLYHMVNVFKLHDDAGVVGAKLLYPYGLLQEAGGLVNATGEPANYGRWTDPREYQYNYLRETDYCSGACILIQTQDFLTLKGFNEQYAPAYYEDTDLCFAARFRLGKKVFYQPLAEVVHFEGISSGKRAEKGNVKNYQLHNAKTFVNTWKSYFNRFSDSNLFDNQVDKFSRNRKRILIIEGFLPSYDKDSGSRRVYELIKIFFSLDLEVYFMPEFGGAVEPYYSELVTRGVRVFYEQQYLKSKQEMLREILPVIDYAWVARPHSNEAHASLIKEQKNIVWIYDTVDLHFLRLERSLAYDQSQHITKKDIDVLKEKELALSREADVTVVVTPFEKNILIKAGTKHVKVIPNIHPVKKGTAFPSFEEREGLCFIGGYEHLPNVDAVLWLVKEIMPLVWTQAPGIKLALLGSHPPPEVLALRSDLIAVPGYIHDVSSYFNNSRLFVAPLRYGAGMKGKIGHAMEYGLPAVATDIGVEGMGLEVNRDIAVANTAETFAAEILDLYSNRERWMNIARHSVETIRRYSPEVVQGLVKELIMGVAKQ
- a CDS encoding glycosyltransferase, with the protein product MTRPGISVILCTHNGALRLPATLGYLARQKVDQRFEWEIVFIDNNSQDHSSEIAEEIWLKYNAPAPLHIYKESAPGKYYALQTAIAKANYNYFIVCDDDNGFHADYLSRAFDLLNEHPEVGAAGGRSLLKLPDGKHAPEWLPEDYEPYALGKQARYTGYVPLKKGRLWGAGMISRTDLYKELYAAFPSLLIGVPGEKALNSEDTEYCARLILKGYQLYYDESLILDHMLDDAKLTTKHRDAMNHIYNGSGGVIDRYRTVIKVQTQKAGWLYKAQVFFINPFRMWWTRNTRSKSRYRNALQCLFPQLYGSDRIIEKIRAFADV
- a CDS encoding cysteine desulfurase family protein, coding for MEKIYLDNAATTCLDKEVLDAMLPFMTTSYGNPSSVYSYGRETRLAVETARKTVARHLNVKPGEIFFTSGGTESNNTAISASIRDLGCTHIITSPIEHHAVLHTVAHYCDSEQITHSLVKLLPDGHVDLTDLEEQLAVAGKKTLVSLMHANNEIGNLLPINAVSTLCRKYGAVFHSDCVQTVGHYPIDLQRIDVDFIAASGHKFHGPKGTGILYVKGGLQIKPFIYGGGQERNMRAGTENVYGIVGFAKALDLAMLHYEEESGYIKDLKNYMVEQLQKEIPSVKFNGDYNGSCLYTVLSASFPETDRSEMLLFNLDIHNICVSGGSACSSGASQGSHVIAALESNPGYVPVRFSFSKYNKKEEIDTVIETLKALI
- a CDS encoding cupin-like domain-containing protein, giving the protein MQLQELEKLESISPEDFKKNYYQKGKPVVIKDLARKWPAITKWNWDYFIKIVGDKEVGVYNNIKSDSYTPINTADAYMKFGEYLEMVKKGPVELRIFLFNIFQHAPQIVSDFTWPDEYMKGFVKKFPMLFVGGQGSITHMHFDIDMSHILHTQFLGRKRVLLFPFEEQHKLYRKPWEVLSLANYANYYDHFDYEKFPAVKNAKGFEVIMEHGDTLFMPAGYWHHMEYIDAGFAMSLRALQSSVSGKLKGAWNLFGMRNIDTLMKKTAPKWWYDRKVKQLYADAAKTIGA
- a CDS encoding alpha/beta fold hydrolase; translation: MKKLFNTCNPLKSVLLIAIIMFATSQSNGQPIHPSDSGYAPVNGIKVYYEVYGEGRPVILLHGAFMTISGNWGALIPELSKTRKVIAVELQGHGHTPFSDRKLSHATLAKDVEGVMDYLKIDSADVAGYSFGGAVAYQFAIQSPKRLRKLVIISATYKSDGWLPAINNGFKAMKPELFANTPMKAAYDAVAPDTTKWTKFLEQMIACAATPFNLGDSNIAKIAAPVLIISGDNDGLDKIELAKTYQLLGGGVAADLQSMPKSQLAIVPSQGHVSLMMQTTTILNYLNGFLK
- a CDS encoding dihydrofolate reductase family protein, whose translation is MRKIIVLSMITLDGVMQAPGGPEEDKSGDFKYGGWTASYGDEVFSKIMEEELKPADYLLGRKTFEIFASYWPQHADFWPGINEGAKYVLSQTLEKSDPIVTGWKNTILLKSLAAIEKLKNSEGADIQVWGSSELIHLLLKQDLVDELRLKIYPLILGEGKKLFENGAIPAAFTLTESQVTSKGVIIANYKRAGEVITGNVGA
- a CDS encoding glycosyltransferase family 2 protein, which translates into the protein MKEARFTVALLISTYKWAEALEIVLKSILYQTRRPDEVIIAEDGQDPSTVFCIDRFVKRTGIPIKHVNHEDIGFRKSLILNKAIKEIESDYIIEIDGDIVMHREFIADHIKGAKKGYFVQGSRALISEWRTRELLRTKDIDSLHSFMRGITNRFNSLRIPVFSGLFVVNPRKSHNVKGCNLAFWRADYIKVNGYYSGFTGWGREDSELGERLINLGVKKKKLKLAAVTYHIYHTFNSRANLDTNEIIYRETVRFKYSYRPNGYLEA